The proteins below come from a single Fastidiosipila sanguinis genomic window:
- a CDS encoding heavy metal translocating P-type ATPase, with translation MFLSPMAGFDLPFQFTFPYSDIVVAILSTILIIYGGRPFYQGAVDEFKQKEPGMMALVSLGISVSYLYSVYAVITSYVTGEKVMDFFFEFASLLLIMLLGHWIEMKAIGEAGDAQTELAKLVPKDAHVVLEDDSIETRPVADLQVGDLIRVQAGENVPADGTIERGESRINEALLTGESKAVKKGPGDEVIGGSTNGEGVLYIKVLETGDKSFISQVQDLISQAQSQPSRSENIAQKVAGWLFYIAVIVALIAFVVWTLVADIPTAVKFAITTLVIACPHALGLAIPLVTARSTSLGASRGLLVKDRESLEIAQDADVMILDKTGTLTTGEFKVLDVELFNEKYTKEEIIALLAGIEGGSSHPIAQSIINFADQEGISPVSFDSIDVISGAGVEGKAGGHHYQLISQKAYGRNIDMDIPKGATLSVLVENDDAIGAVALGDELKPTSKELIKALKKNNIQPIMATGDNEKAAQGAAEDLGIEYRSNQSPQDKYELVKTLKDEGKKVIMVGDGVNDAPSLALADVGIAVGAGTQVALDSADVILTQSDPGDIESFIELAHKTTRKMKQNLFWGAGYNFIAIPLAAGILAPIGITLSPALGAILMSVSTVIVAFNAILLNLDPKNNG, from the coding sequence ATGTTCTTATCCCCTATGGCTGGGTTTGACCTACCATTCCAGTTTACTTTTCCATATTCTGATATTGTAGTAGCTATTTTATCTACTATATTAATTATTTATGGTGGACGTCCATTCTATCAAGGTGCAGTTGATGAATTTAAACAAAAAGAACCTGGAATGATGGCACTCGTTTCTTTAGGTATAAGTGTTTCATATTTATATAGTGTTTATGCTGTTATCACTAGCTACGTAACGGGTGAAAAGGTGATGGACTTCTTCTTTGAATTTGCTTCATTACTATTAATCATGTTATTAGGTCACTGGATTGAGATGAAAGCTATTGGAGAAGCTGGAGATGCACAAACAGAATTGGCTAAGTTAGTACCGAAAGATGCTCACGTTGTGTTAGAAGACGATTCAATTGAAACACGTCCGGTTGCTGACTTACAGGTAGGTGATTTAATTCGTGTTCAAGCCGGAGAAAATGTTCCAGCAGACGGAACTATCGAGCGTGGCGAATCACGTATAAATGAAGCTCTTTTGACTGGGGAATCCAAAGCAGTTAAAAAAGGTCCTGGCGATGAAGTAATCGGAGGCTCAACAAATGGAGAAGGGGTTCTTTATATTAAAGTACTTGAGACAGGTGATAAGTCCTTTATATCTCAAGTACAGGATTTAATCAGCCAAGCTCAAAGTCAGCCTTCCAGATCAGAAAATATTGCTCAAAAGGTTGCAGGGTGGCTCTTCTATATTGCGGTCATCGTCGCACTAATAGCTTTTGTAGTATGGACGCTTGTAGCGGACATCCCAACGGCAGTAAAATTTGCTATAACAACATTAGTTATAGCTTGTCCTCACGCTTTGGGTCTAGCTATTCCATTGGTCACCGCTCGTAGCACAAGCTTAGGGGCAAGTCGTGGCTTACTAGTAAAAGACCGAGAATCTTTAGAAATAGCTCAAGATGCAGATGTGATGATTTTAGACAAGACAGGTACTTTAACAACAGGTGAGTTTAAAGTATTAGATGTTGAACTTTTTAATGAAAAATATACAAAAGAGGAAATCATTGCCTTACTGGCAGGTATTGAAGGAGGGTCTAGCCACCCTATTGCTCAATCAATTATAAACTTCGCCGACCAAGAAGGTATAAGTCCAGTATCATTTGATTCGATTGATGTGATTTCCGGTGCTGGAGTAGAGGGTAAAGCAGGTGGGCACCATTACCAATTAATCAGTCAAAAAGCCTACGGACGTAATATTGATATGGATATTCCAAAAGGAGCAACTCTTAGTGTCTTAGTAGAAAACGATGATGCCATTGGTGCTGTAGCTTTAGGGGACGAATTAAAACCAACGAGTAAAGAGTTAATTAAAGCTCTTAAAAAGAACAATATTCAACCAATTATGGCAACAGGTGATAATGAAAAAGCGGCTCAAGGCGCGGCAGAAGATTTAGGGATTGAATATAGATCAAATCAATCTCCACAAGACAAATATGAGTTAGTTAAAACGCTTAAGGATGAAGGAAAGAAAGTTATCATGGTAGGTGATGGTGTAAATGATGCTCCTTCTCTTGCCTTAGCAGATGTTGGTATAGCTGTAGGTGCTGGAACCCAAGTGGCATTGGATTCAGCTGATGTCATCTTGACTCAATCTGATCCAGGAGATATTGAATCATTTATTGAATTAGCACACAAGACAACTCGTAAAATGAAACAAAATCTCTTTTGGGGAGCTGGTTATAACTTTATAGCTATCCCTCTAGCTGCAGGAATTTTGGCTCCTATTGGTATCACATTAAGCCCTGCATTAGGAGCAATTCTAATGTCTGTGTCAACAGTCATCGTCGCCTTTAATGCTATTTTATTAAATTTAGATCCAAAAAATAACGGTTAA
- the nrdR gene encoding transcriptional regulator NrdR, whose translation MKCPHCEVNEDKVIDSRPSEEGETIRRRRECLSCGCRFTTYERVEKTELIVVKKDGTREIFDRDKILNGVVRASMKRPVSSQQINDLVSRVEDRARNQLSGEIPTETIGNWVMDELKELDDVAYVRFASVYRQFKDVTEFMNELKGFLGK comes from the coding sequence ATGAAGTGTCCGCATTGTGAAGTTAACGAAGATAAGGTTATAGATTCTCGACCAAGTGAAGAAGGCGAGACTATTAGAAGAAGACGTGAATGTCTGTCTTGTGGATGTAGATTTACCACTTATGAGAGAGTAGAAAAAACTGAATTAATAGTGGTGAAAAAAGATGGAACAAGAGAGATTTTTGACAGAGACAAAATTCTTAATGGTGTTGTCCGAGCTAGCATGAAGCGACCTGTAAGCTCACAACAAATTAATGATTTAGTCAGTAGAGTTGAAGATAGAGCACGGAATCAGTTGTCCGGTGAAATCCCCACAGAGACTATAGGTAATTGGGTGATGGATGAACTGAAAGAACTTGATGATGTTGCATATGTCCGTTTTGCTTCTGTATATAGACAGTTTAAGGACGTAACAGAGTTTATGAATGAACTTAAAGGGTTCTTAGGCAAGTAA
- a CDS encoding small basic family protein, protein MLIVLVAIIVGLIIGLFSSFSLPTVYYSYVTLIILVSLDSLIEAGRAFYNKNFSNIYFLLKWLSDMLLAVLFKALGDALGVDLAIPIIIYLGMRMFDNSSKLIKTWYKRQRHKRKILEIWIRDEGESTDLPVEEINPDSERQQRVDYLRSKARNLRIEADSLLSEADTLEEEEAVSQLQNIRRREELKLNVENSTLKTSHDTSENKELDNKVSADSREEQKIENVKPITEAEKLAKEAEELK, encoded by the coding sequence ATGTTAATTGTTTTAGTAGCTATAATTGTAGGATTAATTATTGGTCTATTCTCAAGTTTCTCTTTACCTACTGTATATTACTCATATGTAACTTTAATAATTTTAGTATCCCTAGATAGTTTAATAGAGGCGGGAAGAGCATTCTATAATAAGAACTTTTCAAATATATATTTTCTCTTGAAATGGTTGAGTGACATGTTGCTCGCAGTTCTATTTAAAGCACTTGGTGATGCATTGGGTGTAGATTTAGCAATACCTATTATTATTTATTTAGGAATGAGAATGTTTGATAATTCCTCGAAATTAATTAAAACTTGGTACAAACGTCAACGACATAAACGTAAAATTTTAGAAATATGGATTAGAGATGAAGGTGAATCAACAGATTTACCAGTGGAAGAGATTAATCCTGATTCGGAACGTCAGCAAAGAGTAGATTACCTAAGATCAAAAGCTAGAAATCTACGTATTGAAGCAGATAGTTTGTTAAGTGAAGCTGACACGTTGGAGGAAGAAGAAGCCGTTTCTCAATTACAAAATATTAGAAGACGAGAGGAACTTAAGCTAAATGTAGAGAATTCTACTCTAAAAACTTCTCATGATACTTCAGAAAATAAAGAGTTAGATAATAAAGTAAGCGCTGACTCTAGAGAAGAACAAAAAATTGAGAATGTTAAACCTATTACAGAAGCGGAAAAATTAGCAAAAGAAGCAGAAGAACTCAAATAG
- a CDS encoding cell division protein FtsQ/DivIB, translated as MDKAKKNNKYIWVSLIVIILALIIAAIAVLPQFYIENVKVSGVRKLDSNNIIAATNIEKGNHLFSYISGGPEQILGLRYGKIENKLKEENPYIDDVKVRVKYPYTVDINIKERIEVAYINSNSEYLSIDKEGRILDVLSERPVNAAAPIITGLNLNSHNVGDNVSVETMRHVKRCLMVMNIILETDNNSTDDYKLADHVLAYRSYQSNSLYLTVKDMQGKSLNVLINPSEEPQQAIAWLRKTIQKNVLDDLGDGVLSISKSQKVFNKNSRLPKPIEELLMPETTQEQIITDDSAEASATGTSSATESTTVIEAEESVISEENNSEGNNSEENNSEENNSEEN; from the coding sequence GTGGACAAGGCTAAGAAAAATAACAAATATATTTGGGTATCTTTAATTGTAATTATCCTTGCCTTAATAATTGCAGCAATAGCTGTGTTACCTCAATTTTACATTGAAAATGTAAAAGTAAGTGGCGTTAGGAAGTTGGATAGTAACAATATTATTGCAGCTACAAATATAGAAAAAGGTAATCATCTCTTCTCTTATATTTCTGGTGGTCCGGAACAGATCTTAGGTTTAAGATATGGGAAAATTGAGAATAAATTAAAAGAAGAAAACCCCTATATCGATGATGTTAAAGTGCGTGTAAAATATCCTTATACTGTTGATATTAACATTAAGGAGAGGATTGAAGTTGCTTATATTAACAGCAATTCTGAGTATTTATCTATAGACAAAGAAGGAAGAATTCTAGATGTTTTAAGTGAGAGACCAGTGAATGCAGCAGCTCCAATAATTACCGGGTTGAATTTAAATAGTCATAATGTAGGAGATAACGTTTCAGTAGAAACCATGAGACACGTTAAACGATGCTTAATGGTGATGAATATTATTCTAGAGACCGACAATAATTCCACTGATGACTACAAATTAGCTGACCATGTTTTAGCATATAGATCTTACCAGTCTAATAGTCTATATCTGACAGTAAAAGATATGCAAGGCAAATCGCTAAATGTCTTGATTAATCCAAGTGAAGAACCACAACAGGCAATAGCTTGGTTGAGAAAAACTATTCAGAAAAATGTGTTAGATGATTTAGGTGATGGTGTTTTATCGATAAGTAAAAGTCAAAAAGTATTTAATAAAAATTCAAGATTACCAAAACCGATTGAAGAATTACTAATGCCTGAGACAACACAAGAGCAAATAATTACTGATGACTCAGCTGAGGCTAGTGCTACTGGTACTTCAAGTGCAACTGAAAGTACAACTGTTATAGAAGCAGAGGAGTCAGTAATCTCTGAAGAGAATAATTCAGAGGGAAATAACTCAGAAGAAAATAATTCAGAAGAAAACAACTCAGAAGAAAATTGA
- the murG gene encoding undecaprenyldiphospho-muramoylpentapeptide beta-N-acetylglucosaminyltransferase: MDYKVDKAEVKIAQSEALAKLSKTKPTILIGAGGTAGHVNPALAIARALMKINPDFQIVFCGNGGEIEASLVNKSEFDFYWMEAWGLNHKTLAGYFETSLVNFRGFRQARALLKKLNVVACIGAGGYVSFPLLLAARRKRIKYFLHEQNAIPGRATKVFSPKANVVFTSYSETEELLPKSKKVVFSGNPVNEDFFQQDKTEARKKLQISDDEFYILVTGGSLGAKNLNETCVKLAVSLENKSNELEKKVRIHLISGKDRYDEIKQDALTQGSALEVSDYSYNMPEEMAAADLVISRAGAGTCAELQALGAPSILVPYPYAINNHQEYNARVLVDNGAAFKLDDLSLNVEELENIILDVMNNPEKLVKMSEKAKEYSPKNAAKIVATNIFEEIKK, translated from the coding sequence ATGGATTACAAAGTTGATAAAGCAGAAGTTAAAATTGCTCAAAGTGAAGCATTAGCAAAGTTATCAAAAACCAAACCAACTATTCTTATAGGAGCAGGTGGGACAGCAGGTCATGTTAATCCAGCCTTAGCAATTGCTCGTGCTTTGATGAAAATTAACCCTGATTTTCAGATTGTGTTTTGTGGAAATGGTGGCGAAATAGAAGCCAGCTTAGTTAATAAAAGTGAGTTTGATTTTTACTGGATGGAGGCTTGGGGTTTAAATCATAAGACTTTAGCAGGATATTTTGAAACTTCTTTAGTTAATTTCAGAGGATTTAGACAAGCTCGTGCATTGCTAAAAAAATTAAATGTTGTTGCCTGTATTGGCGCTGGTGGTTATGTATCTTTCCCTCTATTATTAGCAGCTAGAAGAAAAAGAATTAAATATTTTTTGCATGAGCAAAATGCAATTCCTGGTAGGGCAACTAAAGTTTTTAGTCCAAAGGCAAATGTAGTATTCACCAGTTATTCTGAGACAGAAGAACTTTTACCAAAAAGTAAAAAAGTAGTATTTAGTGGCAATCCAGTAAATGAGGATTTTTTTCAGCAAGATAAGACAGAGGCTAGAAAGAAATTACAGATTTCAGATGATGAATTTTATATTTTAGTTACAGGTGGAAGTTTAGGTGCTAAAAATTTAAATGAAACTTGTGTGAAGTTAGCTGTAAGTTTAGAGAATAAGTCTAATGAATTAGAGAAAAAAGTTAGAATCCACCTGATTAGCGGAAAAGATAGATATGATGAGATTAAGCAAGATGCATTAACACAAGGAAGTGCTTTAGAGGTTAGCGATTATAGCTACAATATGCCAGAAGAGATGGCAGCAGCAGATTTAGTTATTTCTAGAGCTGGTGCTGGAACATGTGCTGAGTTGCAAGCGTTAGGCGCACCAAGTATTTTGGTTCCTTACCCTTATGCAATTAATAACCATCAAGAATATAATGCAAGAGTTCTTGTAGATAATGGCGCTGCTTTTAAGCTTGATGACCTAAGTTTAAATGTTGAAGAACTTGAAAATATTATATTGGACGTAATGAATAATCCTGAGAAATTGGTTAAAATGTCTGAGAAGGCTAAGGAATATTCGCCGAAAAATGCAGCTAAGATAGTTGCAACAAATATCTTTGAAGAAATTAAAAAATAA
- a CDS encoding FtsW/RodA/SpoVE family cell cycle protein yields the protein MESNTGKRERLIERSKQNLNDSRKWQQTNSVDTTIIIVVVLMIAFGLVMLFSASMSDSIIESETGTSYLVRQLVANLIGIGCMVWLSKFNLKIFDRLAFAAVVYIIGVILLFLTLFTRPINGARRWLSIPVFGTFQPSEFMKVAIVYIIACYESWLFKQRAAGRFQREAGLKGAVKDAAWDLLIPAAIVAVPVGIMSLQTHMSGIFIILIVSLATLLAAGLPWRSWLTAGVIGIALIALFALFIFSIWDFLPEKITGRFGHVFTRIDIFTGDSNVTADELYQSNQAYIAIGSGGWTGVGLGQGKQKNRYLPEVHNDYIFSNIVEETGFIGGLVVIVLFLIFFLVGMRIAHKSSSVYAQIVATGISTLITLQAMLNVAVNVGAIPPTGISLPFFSYGGTSNMFFLIGIGLLLNVSKFGVREEL from the coding sequence ATGGAGAGTAATACAGGTAAAAGAGAAAGATTAATAGAACGTTCAAAGCAAAATTTGAATGATTCTCGTAAGTGGCAACAAACTAATAGTGTTGATACAACAATTATTATTGTTGTTGTGCTTATGATAGCCTTTGGCTTGGTAATGCTTTTCAGTGCTAGTATGTCTGATTCTATTATTGAGAGTGAAACAGGTACGAGCTATCTAGTAAGACAACTTGTTGCGAATCTTATTGGAATTGGATGTATGGTGTGGTTAAGTAAATTCAATTTGAAAATATTTGACCGTTTAGCATTTGCTGCTGTTGTTTATATTATTGGTGTAATTTTATTATTCTTAACTTTATTTACACGACCTATTAATGGTGCGAGAAGATGGCTTTCTATACCTGTTTTTGGTACTTTTCAACCATCAGAATTTATGAAGGTTGCTATTGTATACATCATAGCTTGTTATGAATCTTGGTTGTTTAAGCAGAGAGCAGCAGGAAGATTCCAGAGAGAAGCAGGCCTAAAAGGAGCTGTAAAAGATGCAGCTTGGGACTTGTTAATTCCAGCTGCAATCGTTGCAGTTCCGGTAGGAATAATGTCATTGCAAACCCACATGTCTGGTATCTTTATCATTCTCATAGTTTCATTGGCAACATTATTGGCTGCAGGTTTACCTTGGAGAAGCTGGTTAACTGCTGGTGTTATTGGAATAGCTCTCATTGCACTATTTGCATTATTTATCTTTAGTATATGGGATTTTTTACCAGAGAAAATTACAGGTAGATTTGGACATGTTTTTACCCGTATAGATATCTTTACTGGAGATAGTAATGTTACGGCAGATGAACTTTACCAATCCAATCAAGCGTATATAGCAATTGGCTCAGGTGGCTGGACAGGAGTAGGACTTGGCCAAGGAAAACAGAAGAATCGCTACCTACCTGAAGTCCATAATGACTATATTTTTAGCAATATTGTTGAAGAAACAGGTTTTATTGGTGGATTGGTCGTAATAGTTTTATTCTTGATATTTTTCTTGGTAGGCATGAGAATTGCACATAAATCTAGCTCGGTATATGCTCAGATAGTTGCGACCGGAATTTCTACACTTATAACATTACAAGCAATGCTTAATGTTGCGGTTAATGTGGGAGCTATTCCGCCAACAGGTATTTCACTACCTTTCTTCAGTTATGGTGGTACATCTAACATGTTCTTCCTCATAGGAATAGGGCTTTTGCTTAATGTTTCGAAATTTGGAGTAAGGGAGGAGCTTTAG
- the mraY gene encoding phospho-N-acetylmuramoyl-pentapeptide-transferase, which translates to MNEIIKICLALILGFIIAAVSGKFIIPILRRFQLGQHVREDGPQTHLAKAGTPSFGGFIFLGSFSILAIIYLIIDYNPMVLMVTLFVLAHAIIGFVDDYFNIKVNNDGLGDGQKALLLLIVEAIFVFAFVYGSSSAITIAMPFGWNAIEVEGVWKFVYALFLIFYFFACTNAVNIVDGIDGLASSVTIVTLVFTGITGYITYKANNNPDNLSLTILSVIMIGALLGFLIYNWHTAKCFMGDMGSLALGAFVSVIFLYLGIPWAFVFAGVIYVIDIATVLIQTGYYKATGGKRIFRMTPIHHAFELRGWKEEKVVLSFSAVQLIGAVLAALMIWPFV; encoded by the coding sequence ATGAATGAGATTATAAAAATTTGCTTAGCATTAATCTTAGGATTTATTATTGCTGCAGTGAGTGGTAAATTTATTATACCAATATTGAGAAGATTCCAATTAGGTCAGCATGTTAGAGAAGATGGTCCACAAACACATTTAGCCAAAGCTGGCACTCCAAGTTTTGGTGGATTTATTTTCTTAGGATCTTTTTCTATTTTAGCTATTATATATTTAATTATTGACTATAACCCAATGGTTTTAATGGTCACATTATTTGTTTTGGCTCATGCAATTATCGGATTTGTAGATGATTATTTTAATATTAAAGTAAATAATGATGGCCTAGGTGATGGACAAAAAGCTCTACTTTTGTTAATTGTTGAAGCTATTTTTGTGTTTGCTTTTGTTTATGGTTCAAGTAGCGCAATTACTATTGCAATGCCATTTGGCTGGAATGCTATTGAAGTAGAAGGTGTGTGGAAATTTGTATATGCACTGTTCTTAATTTTCTACTTCTTTGCTTGTACAAATGCTGTAAACATAGTAGACGGTATAGACGGTTTAGCTAGTTCAGTAACAATAGTAACTTTAGTTTTTACCGGTATTACAGGATATATTACTTACAAAGCTAATAACAACCCAGATAACTTATCACTGACTATACTTAGCGTAATTATGATAGGTGCACTTTTGGGATTCTTAATTTACAATTGGCACACTGCAAAATGCTTTATGGGAGATATGGGATCTTTAGCTTTAGGAGCTTTTGTATCAGTTATTTTCTTATATCTAGGAATTCCATGGGCCTTCGTTTTTGCAGGTGTAATATATGTAATTGATATAGCAACAGTGCTTATTCAAACAGGATACTATAAAGCAACTGGTGGTAAGCGCATATTTAGAATGACACCTATTCATCATGCATTCGAATTAAGAGGCTGGAAAGAAGAAAAGGTAGTTTTAAGTTTCAGTGCAGTACAGTTAATTGGTGCTGTTTTGGCGGCTTTGATGATCTGGCCTTTTGTATAG
- a CDS encoding UDP-N-acetylmuramoyl-tripeptide--D-alanyl-D-alanine ligase, with protein MHKKLSLNEIINAVNAEVFSLEKIGKDLQGFMVENISTDTRESLENAIFIALKGEKFDAHNFLEDAVKQGNKALIISNRELAEKWSDKITVLLVENTTTALLNIAGLYRGKLNAEVISLTGSVGKTSTKDCIAQALGSSAKVYKTAKNLNNNFGVSYTLLDIPENTEFAIVEVGMDGKGQIEECAKAIKADLSLITNIGTSHIERLGSRKDILEAKAEILTATQDEAPLLVNAEDPYLLTLADKVKSERALIFLDTNGLSQGIRSVLAEDADLQIEANEESINELAEAAFESGKVLNNQAEKFGKNISGTRYKLKNLKIETGGSSFEIYKKSGGPSEDFKLLIDINVPTFGPQVTENILFAVAVADLYERDLEKVKESFAKGLNISSGRQEISKINNNNLLIDDSYNASPESLKTAFILVNKLLETSDYNESLAVIGGVNELGSYRKQLHEDIARALAKSNISKVYLIGPEAENMSEIIIKESPDKFVKVFTSNEQITEYLLQENINDSIILFKASRGFALDEVVNNVKNEIGA; from the coding sequence ATGCATAAAAAATTAAGTTTAAATGAAATCATAAATGCTGTAAATGCAGAAGTTTTTTCCTTGGAAAAAATAGGAAAAGATCTTCAAGGTTTTATGGTTGAAAATATTTCTACTGATACAAGAGAAAGCTTAGAGAATGCTATTTTTATAGCATTAAAAGGAGAAAAGTTTGATGCTCATAATTTCTTAGAAGATGCTGTAAAGCAAGGAAATAAAGCACTTATTATTTCAAATAGAGAATTGGCAGAGAAATGGTCTGACAAAATTACGGTTTTACTAGTAGAAAATACAACTACAGCATTATTAAATATCGCAGGACTTTATCGAGGTAAGTTAAATGCAGAGGTAATTTCTTTGACCGGTTCAGTAGGTAAGACTAGTACAAAAGACTGTATTGCTCAGGCTTTAGGAAGCTCAGCCAAAGTTTATAAAACAGCCAAGAATTTAAATAATAATTTTGGGGTTTCTTATACTTTATTAGATATTCCAGAGAATACAGAATTTGCTATTGTTGAAGTAGGTATGGATGGCAAGGGGCAAATTGAAGAATGTGCTAAAGCAATTAAAGCAGATTTGAGCTTGATAACTAACATAGGAACTTCACATATAGAGAGATTAGGGTCACGCAAAGATATACTAGAGGCTAAAGCTGAAATTCTTACAGCAACCCAAGATGAGGCGCCTCTATTAGTAAATGCTGAGGATCCATATTTATTGACCTTAGCGGATAAAGTTAAATCAGAGCGAGCACTAATTTTTTTAGATACGAATGGACTTAGCCAAGGTATTAGAAGTGTTTTAGCTGAGGATGCTGATTTACAAATAGAAGCTAATGAGGAAAGTATAAATGAGTTAGCTGAAGCTGCATTTGAAAGTGGCAAGGTATTAAATAATCAAGCGGAAAAATTCGGCAAGAATATTTCTGGTACTCGTTATAAACTTAAAAACTTAAAGATTGAAACAGGTGGAAGTAGCTTCGAAATTTACAAAAAATCAGGTGGACCTTCTGAAGATTTTAAATTACTAATTGACATTAATGTACCAACTTTTGGTCCTCAAGTTACAGAGAATATTTTGTTTGCAGTTGCTGTAGCAGACCTATACGAAAGGGATCTTGAAAAAGTTAAAGAAAGTTTTGCCAAAGGCTTAAATATAAGCTCTGGTCGTCAAGAAATTAGTAAGATAAATAACAATAACCTACTAATTGATGATAGCTATAATGCTAGTCCGGAGTCATTAAAGACAGCTTTTATCTTAGTGAATAAATTATTAGAAACATCTGATTACAATGAAAGTTTAGCTGTAATTGGTGGAGTAAATGAACTGGGATCATATAGAAAACAATTGCATGAAGATATTGCAAGAGCATTGGCTAAAAGTAATATTAGTAAAGTTTATTTAATTGGTCCGGAAGCTGAAAATATGAGCGAAATTATTATTAAAGAAAGTCCGGATAAGTTTGTAAAAGTATTTACTAGTAATGAACAGATTACAGAATACTTATTACAAGAAAATATAAACGACAGTATAATTTTGTTTAAAGCTTCTAGAGGATTTGCCTTAGATGAAGTTGTAAATAATGTAAAGAATGAAATAGGAGCATAA